The following are from one region of the Endozoicomonas sp. 4G genome:
- the rpoB gene encoding DNA-directed RNA polymerase subunit beta, which yields MAYSYTEKKRIRKDFGKLPHVMNVPYLLAIQLDSYHKLLQSGKEPTAREDIGLHAAFKSVFPIVSYSGNAALEYVSYRLGTPAFDVKECQLRGVTYAVPLRVKVRLIIYDKDSANKAIKDIKEQEVYMGEIPLMTENGTFVINGTERVIVSQLHRSPGVFFDHDRGKTHSSGKLLYSARVIPYRGSWLDFEFDPKDMLYVRIDRRRKLPATILLRALGMSNEEILNKFFSFVDFNIGSDNVSTKFDAKNLRGEAASFDIKDGEGNVLVEQGRRVTARHIRQLEKAKIEQLEAPVEYIYGKVLAKTVVDSATGEIIVDCNTEITPEIYEKLLTAGIKQVETLYINELDCGSYISDTLRTDTTTNRLEALVEIYRMMRPGEPPTQEAAETLFGNLFFSAERYDLSAVGRMKFNRRLGREEDVGSGVLDNADIVDVLKTLVDIRNGQGICDDIDHLGNRRVRSVGEMAENQFRVGLVRVERAVKERLSLAESEGLMPQDLINAKPVAAAIKEFFGSSQLSQFMDQNNPLSEVTHKRRVSALGPGGLTRERAGFEVRDVHPTHYGRVCPIETPEGPNIGLINSLATYARTNDYGFLESPYRKVVDGKVTDEIDYLSAIEEGEYVIAQASAKMDDSKNLTEELVNVRHRNEFTLMGPEKVQYMDVSTKQVVSVAASLIPFLEHDDANRALMGSNMQRQAVPTLRADKPLVGTGMERNVASDSGVCVVAQRGGVIDTVDAAKIVVRVNNDELQPGEAGVDIYNLTKYTRSNQNTCINQRSLVRAGEIIARGDILADGPSVDMGELALGQNMRVAFMPWNGYNFEDSILISERVVQEDRFTTIHIQELTCVARDTKLGPEEITSDIPNVGESALNKLDEAGIVHVGAEVGAGDILVGKVTPKGETQLTPEEKLLRAIFGEKASDVKDTSLRVPTSVKGTVIDVQVFTRDGVEKDSRAQSIEKAALDEYRKDLNEEFRIVEEDTFDRLRVALRGQPVDRGPGLSKGNTITDEFLNGLEHEQWFRLSMSDEALNEQLDLAKEQLKERRAQLDERFEDKKKKLQTGDDMAPGVLKIVKVYLAIKRRIQPGDKMAGRHGNKGVISIIMPVEDMPYDEEGNPVDIVLNPLGVPSRMNVGQVLETHLGAAARGLGHKINRMIESQKKVAEIRGFLDQVYNGVGGGRVEELDKFTDEEVMELAHNLRGGVPMATSVFDGAKESEVKELLRLADLSDTGQVRLHDGRTGDAFDRPVTVGYMYMLKLNHLVDDKMHARSTGSYSLVTQQPLGGKAQFGGQRFGEMEVWALEAYGAAYTLQEMLTVKSDDVTGRTKMYKNIVDGDHRMEAGMPESFNVLLKEIRSLGIDIELDTE from the coding sequence ATGGCATACTCGTATACAGAGAAAAAACGCATCCGCAAAGACTTCGGCAAACTGCCGCATGTCATGAATGTGCCTTATCTTCTGGCGATTCAGCTTGATTCTTATCACAAGCTGCTGCAGTCCGGAAAAGAGCCGACCGCACGTGAGGACATAGGTCTTCATGCTGCATTCAAATCCGTATTTCCAATCGTTAGTTATTCTGGAAATGCGGCGCTGGAATACGTGAGCTACAGGCTCGGTACTCCTGCGTTTGATGTCAAGGAATGTCAACTTCGTGGTGTCACTTACGCAGTACCTCTGCGGGTAAAAGTGCGCCTGATTATTTATGACAAAGACTCTGCCAACAAGGCAATTAAGGATATCAAGGAACAGGAAGTGTACATGGGCGAAATTCCGCTCATGACTGAGAACGGTACCTTTGTAATCAATGGTACTGAGCGTGTCATCGTATCTCAGCTTCATCGTTCCCCTGGGGTATTCTTCGACCACGACCGTGGTAAGACACACTCTTCAGGTAAGCTGCTGTACTCTGCCCGTGTTATTCCTTACCGTGGCTCATGGCTGGACTTCGAGTTCGATCCGAAGGACATGCTGTATGTGCGTATCGACCGTCGTCGTAAGCTGCCTGCTACGATCCTTCTGCGTGCCCTGGGCATGAGTAACGAAGAGATCCTTAACAAGTTCTTCAGTTTTGTAGACTTCAACATCGGTTCTGACAATGTCAGCACCAAGTTTGACGCCAAGAACCTGCGTGGTGAAGCGGCAAGCTTTGACATCAAAGATGGTGAAGGCAACGTTCTGGTTGAGCAGGGGCGTCGTGTAACCGCACGTCACATCCGTCAGCTGGAAAAAGCCAAAATTGAACAGCTGGAAGCACCGGTTGAGTACATTTACGGAAAGGTTCTGGCCAAGACCGTTGTTGACTCTGCCACCGGTGAAATCATTGTTGACTGCAACACTGAAATCACCCCGGAAATTTACGAAAAGCTGCTGACAGCCGGTATCAAACAGGTCGAAACCCTGTACATCAATGAACTGGATTGCGGTTCATACATCTCCGATACCCTGCGCACTGACACCACGACAAACCGTCTGGAAGCTTTGGTAGAAATCTACCGCATGATGCGTCCCGGCGAGCCACCGACCCAGGAAGCAGCAGAAACCCTGTTTGGCAATCTGTTCTTCTCTGCAGAGCGTTATGACCTCTCTGCGGTAGGTCGTATGAAATTCAACCGTCGTCTGGGTCGTGAAGAAGACGTCGGTTCCGGTGTTCTGGATAACGCCGACATCGTTGATGTTCTGAAGACACTGGTGGACATCCGTAATGGTCAGGGTATCTGCGACGACATCGACCACCTGGGTAACCGTCGTGTCCGTTCTGTTGGTGAAATGGCTGAAAACCAGTTCCGTGTCGGTCTGGTTCGTGTTGAACGTGCCGTTAAGGAACGTCTGAGCCTGGCAGAGTCTGAAGGCCTGATGCCTCAGGATCTGATCAATGCCAAACCAGTGGCAGCGGCCATCAAGGAATTCTTCGGTTCCAGCCAGCTGTCCCAGTTTATGGACCAGAACAACCCGCTGTCCGAGGTAACTCATAAGCGTCGTGTATCTGCACTGGGTCCGGGTGGTTTGACCCGTGAACGTGCTGGTTTTGAAGTTCGGGACGTACACCCGACTCATTACGGTCGTGTATGTCCTATCGAAACGCCTGAAGGTCCGAACATCGGTCTGATCAACTCCCTGGCGACCTATGCCCGTACTAACGACTATGGTTTCCTGGAGTCACCCTACCGCAAGGTTGTGGATGGCAAAGTAACGGACGAGATCGATTATCTGTCTGCCATCGAAGAAGGTGAGTACGTTATCGCCCAGGCTTCTGCCAAGATGGACGACAGCAAAAACCTGACGGAAGAGCTGGTTAACGTTCGTCACCGCAACGAATTTACCCTGATGGGTCCTGAAAAAGTCCAGTACATGGACGTTTCAACCAAGCAGGTGGTTTCCGTTGCGGCATCGCTTATTCCGTTCCTCGAGCACGACGATGCCAACCGTGCCCTGATGGGATCGAACATGCAACGTCAGGCCGTGCCAACCCTGCGTGCCGACAAGCCCCTGGTAGGCACCGGCATGGAGCGTAACGTAGCGTCTGACTCCGGTGTTTGTGTTGTTGCTCAGCGTGGTGGTGTAATTGATACCGTTGATGCCGCCAAGATTGTTGTTCGTGTCAATAACGACGAACTGCAACCTGGTGAAGCCGGGGTCGATATCTACAACCTGACCAAGTACACCCGCTCTAACCAGAACACCTGTATCAACCAGCGTTCCCTGGTTCGCGCCGGTGAGATCATTGCCCGTGGCGATATCCTGGCTGACGGCCCGTCCGTAGATATGGGTGAACTGGCCCTGGGTCAGAACATGCGCGTAGCGTTCATGCCCTGGAACGGTTACAACTTTGAGGACTCCATCCTCATCTCCGAACGCGTTGTACAGGAAGACCGCTTCACCACGATTCACATTCAGGAACTGACCTGTGTGGCTCGTGACACCAAGCTGGGGCCAGAAGAAATCACTTCTGACATTCCTAACGTCGGTGAGTCGGCACTGAACAAACTGGATGAAGCCGGTATTGTTCATGTCGGTGCTGAAGTCGGTGCTGGCGACATTCTGGTGGGTAAGGTCACCCCGAAAGGTGAAACCCAGCTGACTCCGGAAGAAAAACTGCTGCGTGCGATCTTTGGTGAGAAGGCGTCCGACGTTAAGGATACTTCGCTGCGGGTACCGACTTCTGTCAAGGGTACCGTCATCGACGTACAGGTATTCACCCGCGACGGCGTCGAAAAAGACAGCCGTGCCCAGAGCATCGAAAAGGCGGCTCTGGACGAATACCGTAAGGACTTGAACGAAGAGTTCCGTATCGTTGAGGAAGATACCTTCGACCGTCTGCGCGTAGCTCTGCGTGGTCAGCCTGTTGACCGTGGTCCTGGCCTGAGCAAGGGCAACACCATCACTGACGAGTTCCTCAATGGTCTGGAACACGAACAGTGGTTCCGTCTGTCCATGTCTGACGAAGCTCTGAACGAACAGCTGGACCTGGCTAAAGAACAGCTGAAAGAACGTCGTGCACAGCTCGACGAGCGCTTCGAAGACAAGAAGAAAAAGCTGCAGACCGGTGACGACATGGCGCCTGGCGTCCTGAAAATCGTCAAGGTTTACCTGGCGATCAAACGTCGTATCCAGCCCGGTGACAAGATGGCGGGTCGTCACGGTAACAAAGGTGTTATCTCCATCATTATGCCTGTCGAAGACATGCCCTACGATGAAGAAGGTAACCCCGTTGACATCGTACTGAACCCCCTGGGTGTACCGTCCCGGATGAACGTCGGTCAGGTGCTGGAAACTCACCTGGGTGCTGCGGCACGGGGTCTGGGTCACAAGATCAACCGTATGATCGAGTCCCAGAAAAAAGTCGCTGAAATCCGTGGATTCCTGGATCAGGTCTACAACGGAGTCGGTGGCGGACGTGTTGAGGAACTGGACAAGTTCACTGACGAAGAAGTCATGGAACTGGCCCACAACCTGCGCGGCGGTGTACCTATGGCGACTTCGGTATTCGATGGCGCCAAAGAATCTGAAGTGAAGGAGCTGCTGCGTCTGGCAGACCTGAGCGACACTGGTCAGGTAAGACTGCACGATGGCCGTACTGGCGATGCCTTCGACCGTCCTGTGACTGTGGGCTACATGTACATGCTGAAGCTCAACCACTTGGTTGATGATAAAATGCACGCGCGTTCCACAGGCTCTTACTCTCTGGTTACCCAGCAGCCGCTGGGTGGTAAGGCCCAGTTCGGTGGTCAGCGTTTCGGTGAGATGGAGGTATGGGCACTGGAAGCTTATGGTGCTGCCTACACCCTGCAGGAAATGCTGACGGTTAAGTCTGATGATGTAACCGGCCGTACCAAGATGTATAAGAACATTGTCGATGGTGATCATCGAATGGAAGCCGGGATGCCCGAATCCTTCAACGTACTGTTGAAAGAGATTCGCTCTCTGGGTATCGACATTGAGCTGGACACCGAATAA